The following coding sequences are from one Rhineura floridana isolate rRhiFlo1 chromosome 2, rRhiFlo1.hap2, whole genome shotgun sequence window:
- the CHAC1 gene encoding glutathione-specific gamma-glutamylcyclotransferase 1, with translation MKQDPLQMHPRPSSGGEHPSGRQKEVKDAAAEAEAGSSKSPLWVFGYGSLVWRPDFEFTSRKVGFIHGYTRRFWQGDTFHRGSEKMPGRVVTLQEDYEGCTWGVAYELRGDQIAASLKYLNMREAVLGGYDTKLVKFHPQDKETSEPILALVYTATPQNPSYLGPASEEDIAAQIIVSSGRSGHNIEYLLRLADFMRYCCPQVEDEHLFAIEEALISILPCLYHAEESLAEE, from the exons ATGAAGCAGGATCCGCTACAAATGCATCCGCGTCCTTCCAGCGGAGGGGAGCATCCCTCTGGGCGGCAGAAAGAGGTGAAAGACGCGGCTGCTGAAGCTGAAGCTGGGTCGTCGAAATCCCCGCTGTGGGTCTTCGGCTACGGCTCGCTGGTGTGGAGACCTGATTTTGAGTTCACCTCCCGCAAAGTGGGCTTCATCCATGGCTACACCCGCCGCTTTTGGCAAGGAGACACTTTCCACCGAGGCAGTGAAAAGATG CCTGGAAGAGTAGTCACCCTCCAAGAAGATTATGAG GGATGCACGTGGGGTGTTGCCTATGAACTCCGTGGCGACCAAATTGCTGCTTCGCTCAAATATTTAAATATGCGGGAAGCGGTGCTTGGAGGCTACGACACCAAGCTGGTGAAGTTCCACCCCCAAGATAAAGAGACTAGTGAGCCTATCCTGGCTCTGGTTTACACTGCAACCCCCCAGAATCCCTCCTATCTTGGTCCAGCATCTGAGGAGGATATTGCAGCTCAAATAATAGTTTCCAGCGGTCGTTCAGGCCACAATATAGAATACCTGCTGCGGCTGGCGGACTTCATGCGTTACTGTTGCCCTCAGGTAGAAGACGAGCACTTGTTTGCAATTGAAGAGGCTTTGATCTCTATCTTGCCCTGCCTATACCATGCTGAGGAGTCTTTGGCAGAAGAATAA